A segment of the Acidobacteriota bacterium genome:
GATGGCAGATCAACTCATCTCGGGAGAGCCAGGCTCCTCCCCAAAAACTTCGTTCTAGCGTGTTCGCTGCGGCGGGAGATCTGGCGATCCATACCTGGCGTCGTCACAATCTGCGAACACGGACGAATTCAAAACAATACCAATATGAAGTCTACCGACCTCAGCGGTGAGGTCAAGCAGCCGAGCAGACTCTTTACGACCTGGTTTGAAGTCGCTCAGCACGTGGCGACGGAGGGAGCCGTCGCCGGAGGGAGTGAAACCGCTGGCAGCTAGCGCCGCCGAGTGAGGACACCGATGACGAGGGCGAAGATCACCGAGCCGATGATCGACCACACCACCGGGAAGGGCTCGCCGCCGACCTGAACCACGAAGAGCTCCGGCAGCGACAGAGTGCGGGCCATCCACATCCCCAGCACAGCGCCGATGAGCCCGACGCCCACGGAGACCAGGCAGCCGCCCAGAGAATAGCCGGCGATGGCCTGACCGATGGCGCCGCAGATGGCGGCGATGAGCAATAGGACGAGGAAGCTGGCTAGGGTCACTGAGGGCTCCTTTCGAGTCGAATCAGATCCGGGGCGGTAGGCCCCGGGGGGCATTCTACGCCAAGGGATCCACCGAGATGGTCAGCTCGACGCTGCGACCCGGCGCAGCTTTCCGCGGTCGATCTTGCCCAGGTGGGTGCGGGGCAAGGTGTCGAGGAAGGAAACTCGGCGAGGGTATTTGTAGGGCTCGAGGTTCTCTTTGACGCAGTCCTGGAGCTCGCAGACCAGCGCATCGCCGGCCGTGGCGCCCTCCGCCACGACGATGAAGGCATGGGGCACGGTGAGGCCATTTTCGTCCTGGACGCCCACCACCGCCGCCTCCTCCACCGAGCCGTGTTGCGCCAGGCATTCCTCCACCTCCCGGGTGGCGAGCCATTTGCCCGAAACCTTCAGCAGGTCGTCGCCGCGGCCGCGATAGGTGAAGTAACCGTCCTCATCCTGCTCCACCATGTCGCCGGTGACGTACCACTCCCCGCGGAAGGCCCGGCGGGTGCGCTGCTGGCGCTGCCAATATCCGACGGCCAGGGAGTCGCCGCGGACCCACAAGGCCCCGGTCTCCCCCGCCGGCAGCTCCGTGCCGTCGTCGTCGCAGACTTTGAGCTCGAAGCCCGGCACCGCCTGTCCGAGGGTTCCGGGGCGCACGGCGCCGGGGCGGTTGGAGAGGAAGACGTGCCACATCTCGGCGGTGCCCAGGCCGTCCAGGAGCTCGACACCGAAGACGTCGTTCCAGCGCTCGTGAAGCGCCACCGGCAGGGCTTCGCCGGCGGAGGTGGCGAGGCGCAGGCAGGAGAGGTCCTGCTCCTCCACCACCGGGTGCTCCAGGAGCTTGCGCACCATGGTGGGCACGTTGATGAGCAGGGTCGGCCGGTGCTTGGCGATGAGCTCGTAGAGCCGTTCGGCGGTACAACGCTCGGGGAAGAGCAGGGTCGCGGCACCGGCGGCGAAAGGAAAGAGCAGGTTGGAGCCGGTGGCGTAGCCGAAGAAGAGCTTGGGCACGGAGAGGGTGAGGTCCCCCGGGCGATATTGGAGCACCTGCTCGGCATAGCAGCGGGTGGTGTTGGCGAAGGAGGCGTGAGGCTGGACGACGGCTTTGGGTTTGCCGGTGGTGCCGCCGGAGAAGAGCCAGATGGCCGGATCGTCGCGGTGGGAGGGAAAGGTCTGAAGGTCCCCGGAGACCGCCGCCACCGCCGCATCGTGCTCGCGGGTGCCGATGGTCAGCAGGGTGCGCAGGAAGCAGCCCTGGGCCGTCTCCTCCTCGGCCTTCCGCGCTTGCTCGAAGGCCGGGCGGTTGTCACCATGGACGAAGGCAGCGACGGCGCGGGTGTAGCCGAGGAAGTACTCTAGAGCGTCCGCGGAAAGCTCCGGGTTGACCATCACCACCACGGCACCGATTTTGAGGATGCCGAAGAGGGCGGCAACATATTCGATGCCGTCGGGCAGCGCGATGATCACCCGCTGCTCCGGCTGGACGCCGGCATCGAGGAGCAGCTGCCCGTAGCGGTTGGCTAGCTCCTGAACCTGGCCGTAGGTCCAGCGGCCGGTGTCCATGACCACCGCCGGAGCGTCACCGTGGCCCTCACGGATCCGCGCGTCGAGGAAGTAGTCGGCGATATTCAGCTGCGTGGGCAGCGCTCCCGAAGATGAGGATGACATGGGCCGGTATGATACTGATCGTGGGAAATCGCGGTCAAACGGAGTGGTTGAATGTTCGAGATCTTTTCTACAGGAGTTGAAGCTCCGGGGTCGCAGGCTCGCTGGAGCTCGGTCAGGCCTCGGCGCTGCTGGCCGATGCGGGCTAGGGAGCGACAGCGGCGCGCGGAAAACTCGCTGGCGCTCAGACAGTTCCGCGCGTTTTTCCGCTGTCCCTCCTGCCCGCTTCGGGCGCCTCGGAGTCTTCCCTCCCTTCCAGCGAGCCTGCGACCCCGGAGCTGCGAGCTTCCCCCTCTACCGGCAGGCCGGGAGAGCGGCTGGGAGAGGGGGACCGAGGGGGTGAGGGCTCAGGCTTGTAGACCAACCCGCAAGCAACCAATAAATCAGTCCCTCCCCTGCCCATCGTTGGTTGTCAGCACGGCGGTAAGCTGCGAGCTTCCCCCTCTACCGGCAGGCCGGGAGGGCGGCTGGGAGAGGGGGACCGAGGGGGTGAGGGCTTGATCCGACACCCACCAGACGGCCCCATCGAGCCAGGTCAGGCTCTCGCCGAGCTGACCTGGAAGGACGTCGAAGCGCTGGATCCCAAGGGCACGGTGTTGATTTTGCCGGTGGGGGCGTTGGAGGCTCACGGGCCGCACTTGCCGCTGGGTACCGACGTGGTCATCGCCGAGGCCATGGCCCGTGCCGGAGCCGAGAAGCTGGCGGAGGAGGGGATTCTGGGGCTGCGCCTGCCCTCCCTGGCCTACTCCCCCGCCGGCTTTGCGGCGAGCTTTCCGGGAACCGTTTCCCTCGGCCGGGAGAACTACGCCGCCCAGCTGGTGCAGATCGCGGCGAGCGTTGAAGCCTGGGGGCTGGAGCATCTGGTGCTGGCCAATGCCCACTTCGATCCGGGCAATCTGGGAGGGATCTACGACGCGCTGAAGGCTTGCGAGGAACGGGGCCTACGCCGCCCCATCTTCCCCGACGTCACCCGCAAGCCCTGGGCTCTGCAGCTCACCGACGAGTTCAAGAGCGGCGCCTGCCATGCCGGGCGTTATGAGGGCTCCATCGTGCTGGCGGCGCGGCCGGACCTGGTGCGCCGGGAGCTGGCGGAGGAGCTGCCGGATCATCCGGTCTCCCTCTCCGACGCCATCCGCGCCGGCCAGCGGGACTTTCGCCAGGCCGGTGGCGACCAGGCCTATTTCGGGTATCCTTCCCAAGCTACCGCCGCAGAAGGCCACGAGACCATCGCCGTGCTGGGAGAGATCCTGTGCCAAGCGGTGTTGCAGGCCCTCGGTAGCCCGAAGGCATCGCACCGCCAAGACTCATCAGACGCACCAGGAGACGAAGTATGAGCGAGCAGCAGGGAATCCTCCACGGCCGCACGGCGGTGATCACCGGCGGCGGGCGCGGGATTGGCGCGGAGGTCGCTCGATCGTTGGCGGCGGCGGGGGCGGCGGTGTTGGTTTCGGCGCGCACCGAGTCGGAGATCGAGGCCCTGGCGGACGAGCTGACGCAGGCCGGCCATCGGGCTTACGCGGCGACGGCGGACGTCGCCGATGAGGAGTCGGTGGCGGCGCTGGCCCGGGCCGCGGCGGAGCACCTGGGGGGCGTCGACATCCTGGTGAACAACGCCGGCATCGCCGCCTCGGCGCCGCTGGCGCGCATCACCCTGGAGGATTGGAACCGCATCTTCGCGGTCAACGTCACCGGCACGTTCCTGTGCACCCAGGCCTTCCTCCCGGCGATGGTGGAAACGGGCTGGGGCCGGATCATCAATGTCGCTTCGGTGGCGGGGCGGTCCGGGGGCCAGTACATGGCCCATTATTCGTCGTCGAAGCACGCCCAGGTGGGTTTCACCCGCTGCGCCGCGGCGGAGGTGGCGGGGCGCGGGGTGACGGTGAACGCCCTGTGCCCGGGGTATGTGGACACGGAAATGACCCGCCAG
Coding sequences within it:
- a CDS encoding benzoate-CoA ligase family protein; its protein translation is MSSSSSGALPTQLNIADYFLDARIREGHGDAPAVVMDTGRWTYGQVQELANRYGQLLLDAGVQPEQRVIIALPDGIEYVAALFGILKIGAVVVMVNPELSADALEYFLGYTRAVAAFVHGDNRPAFEQARKAEEETAQGCFLRTLLTIGTREHDAAVAAVSGDLQTFPSHRDDPAIWLFSGGTTGKPKAVVQPHASFANTTRCYAEQVLQYRPGDLTLSVPKLFFGYATGSNLLFPFAAGAATLLFPERCTAERLYELIAKHRPTLLINVPTMVRKLLEHPVVEEQDLSCLRLATSAGEALPVALHERWNDVFGVELLDGLGTAEMWHVFLSNRPGAVRPGTLGQAVPGFELKVCDDDGTELPAGETGALWVRGDSLAVGYWQRQQRTRRAFRGEWYVTGDMVEQDEDGYFTYRGRGDDLLKVSGKWLATREVEECLAQHGSVEEAAVVGVQDENGLTVPHAFIVVAEGATAGDALVCELQDCVKENLEPYKYPRRVSFLDTLPRTHLGKIDRGKLRRVAASS
- a CDS encoding creatininase family protein; translation: MIRHPPDGPIEPGQALAELTWKDVEALDPKGTVLILPVGALEAHGPHLPLGTDVVIAEAMARAGAEKLAEEGILGLRLPSLAYSPAGFAASFPGTVSLGRENYAAQLVQIAASVEAWGLEHLVLANAHFDPGNLGGIYDALKACEERGLRRPIFPDVTRKPWALQLTDEFKSGACHAGRYEGSIVLAARPDLVRRELAEELPDHPVSLSDAIRAGQRDFRQAGGDQAYFGYPSQATAAEGHETIAVLGEILCQAVLQALGSPKASHRQDSSDAPGDEV
- a CDS encoding SDR family NAD(P)-dependent oxidoreductase — its product is MSEQQGILHGRTAVITGGGRGIGAEVARSLAAAGAAVLVSARTESEIEALADELTQAGHRAYAATADVADEESVAALARAAAEHLGGVDILVNNAGIAASAPLARITLEDWNRIFAVNVTGTFLCTQAFLPAMVETGWGRIINVASVAGRSGGQYMAHYSSSKHAQVGFTRCAAAEVAGRGVTVNALCPGYVDTEMTRQSIERIVAKTRLDEEQALKNLQQTSGHGRLVTPQEVADAALWLCGDGAASVNGQAIVIDGGGFLG